Within the Tenrec ecaudatus isolate mTenEca1 chromosome 7, mTenEca1.hap1, whole genome shotgun sequence genome, the region TCTGTGCATGCCTTATGGGTCAAATAGGAACTCCCTCTTGCTGGTTCTGAGTATTGGACCGGTAGTAGCCACACTCCCGGGCTTCAGTTGTGTTACCTGTAAAGCAGGGTTAACAGAGCAGGGTGGTTGCTGATTAGGTCAGTACCAACTCTGCATGTAAGGCCCATCGAGGACGTGTGTCTGACCCACACTGAGGCCTCAGCAGGGACCAGCTGCCACTGCAGGTACATTTCAGGTGTTAGGGAAGTACTCCTTGAATAAAGAACACTCTTGAACACCCTACTTAGGCCCTAGTGCAGTACTTCtggaagaaatatatattttcacaCCACAGTGTTCTAATAAAGGTTTTAAATCACCCAAAATGGTTTATCTTCCACAGATTTCACTCACCCAAGGCCATTAATCCCTTCAACATAGCAGCCACCACACGATCAGCGCTCAGCCTGTCTCAGCAGATGTCCAGGCTGCGCTTCCACTCCGGTGCAGTGCACCGTGTACGTTGCTctaagacaccccccacccccttctctggctTCCAGTATGCGCAGATCTTAAAGGAGAGACTTCGAGACTCGATTCAAGATGTGCAGTATGTAGAGCCTCCCTTTGACGACTCGATTGTCGACATAGGCAAGGAGTGGAAGAGTGCCCTGGCGAAGCTCAAGTTCGCCAACTCGTACCGAATGGAGCCGCTGAAGAAGTTCCAGGCCCACACCGTGGAGGTGAAAATCCAGCAGATATTAACGGTAGGTCGGCAGATGGGTCCTAAACCCTGACAGTCATCTCCTGGTGGTGGCCTCGAGCACCCTTTTAGAATTTTGGGCTGTGTAATTTGCCCCAGTTGTCCTTGTTAGCATTTCTCTTTCAACCTTAAACAGACCTAGGCCTTGTCCAGCAATCTTCACATCGAGGCTCTGAGCTAGTTCAGATGGACCTCTCTTTGGGTAATCCACTCAACTCTTAAttttgagctatttatctctacgGTTCCAAGTTTCTCCCATATTTGCAGtttaacagacaaacaaacatgaATAAGTGGGTATGTGTGGAAAATTTGGTCCTGGGCACGTTTAAAAAACCATAAATCAGGCAGTTTAAACTGACTAGAATCTGAAGTTCATTTAAAACAGTTGCTTGAAACTCAGACATATGTTTATCAAAACCACTTTTGCAAAAGTAATTCTGTAATAGCAATTCCAATAGTATTTCCACTAGTGTTGGTCTCCTGAGGCTCTTGTCTAGGTGGAAGGAGTTCTGTCACGACTCTTCTTAATAAAGGACCAAATTAAGTTCTGAAGGAACCTCATGAAACTTATGGGGAACCTGCTTCTCTGAACCTCCTTGCCCATATGGTTCCTAGCTCTACACGCTCCCAGAAGTTTCCAGGTCACCCAGTTTCCTTGGTTGACTTCCACCAGACTAATTCCACCCTCACTCAATGtcgctgagtcaatgctgattcatatagTGACTCTGCATATAGAGCACCCCTGCTCATATAGAGCACCCCTGCTCATATAgagcacccctgtgagtttccaagactatagaactctttacagaagtagaaagcccgacTTTCTCCCCAAgttgctgctggtagtttcaaactgctaagcttgctgttagcagttcaatatgtaaccactatagcACCGGGGAGATTCACTGTTGTTAACATCGCCTCCCACCCAAGGTATGTGACATCACCGCCTtcacatgtgaaagatggacagtgAACGAAGATCTCTGAAGAACGGAGGCGGCCTTGGCAGAGTACAGAAATGAGCTGAGCACACCTTGGCAGGTGCCCTTTGACTAAGCGATCCGTATCAGGTGCACAGTTCAGTGCTtggatttttatatataaaatacttGGCTTGAAAATGAAATCTTTTTCTTGAAATTCTTTAAAGGACACCCTTAAAGATGTGAAATATGATCAGAAGGTCTTCTCTCATTTGTCACTTGAATTGGCAGACCGCATATTGTCAACCGTCAAGGAATTTGGGTTCAGCCGTTACAAGTTCATTATAAAAACATTATTTATTCAAAAGACCGGCCAGGCAATAAATGTGAGTATGTCACTGAGCCAGCCTCTGTCACACAGGCCATACGAAACCTCCTCCTCCGCTGGTGGGTACCTATCAGGATGATCCCCAAGAACTGCAGGATCGAGAGACCCCTTTTGAATGAAAGGATGAAGTTAAATATATTTGATCTCATTGTAAATTGTCAGAAAAATCTCTGGCCTAGAAAATGGTAATTTTCTATGAAAATGTATTAAACTGCATGGCTGTTGTGTCTCACGATGAGAACAGCTTTAGCAACGTGATGTCATCTGTGAGTTAATTGATTAGCCAGTCCTTTATTTTCCACCACCTGTGAGTTTGTCAAACTGCGGTGGCTTGCCTGTGGCCGTGCTGTGGAAGCCATGCCACTGGCATTTCTGATCAAGTAGGACTATCTGTGGGCGGCTggtgtcagcagagctcccagatgaAGACCAGCTAGGAAGAAAGGTTCTGCTCACCtaattctgaaaattagccagtgagATTTTGAGGACCGTCCCAGAACAGGGCCTGATGAACGACTGGGCAGCCTTTTGTTCTGCGGGACATGGGGTCGCCAGGGTCAGAGTAAGGACAATGAGCAGCCACGACACATTTCCCTTGGGCACTAGTGGGTGGTAAGTGGTAAGGAAAACAGAACTAGAAGACGTGGCCTGTCCTTCTCAAGGACCTTTTTGTCTCGTTAAAGCAGTGCAGTGCTGAGTGTAAGGGAATAGTTTAAAGAGGGCATGCACCGAGCCCAGGTTCTGGGGCCAGGTGTCCTAGCAATTGGTTCTGGGGTTCTAGGTTCCGGAGTCACAGCTTATGGCCATCTGTGTTCTTCTGGAACCCCAGGTCTAGGTGTCCTAGGTCCTGGGGCCAGGTGTCCTAGCAGTCAGTTCTGGAACCCTGGGTTCTTGTGCTCTGGGTTCTGGAGTCAGGTCATCTAGGTTCTGGAACCCTAAGGTTCAGGGGGTCCTAGAGTCTGGAGTTCTAAGGTCAGGGGTCCTGGGTTCTGGAGCCGGGTGTCCCAGCTGTTGCTTGGCACCGTCTCTTATGAACCCAGAAGAGATAAGGGAGCTTCCCTGGTAGAGCTGTGTGAGGCTGGATCGTGATGGTGGTAGCAGCTGCCAGTAGACACAAGTGGGTGTGTGTGCATCCTGTGTCAGGACAGGGATCAGAGATGTCAGAGTGGAAGCTGTTTCCGTGCTTTGCTGGTCAGATCCAGTCGCAGGCCAATTCATATGGAAAGGGTGGGAAACAGGACACAGGCTATTCCACACCAGTCCACTTGCATGACTAATGTCTCCGCTTCAAGGTCAGCTGCTCACAAGCTGTCAGTTGAGGTGTTTTTAGGAGGGCAGAAGACGAATTCCTTGTCATAAAGTCTAACAGTGGTGTAGTAACATGTGGAGTCGATCCCGTGCCACCTCTTCTGTGCAGAgaactgttctgtagggttttgaaggctgtgacctttcacaaATCAACCACCAAGCATTTCCTCTGAGAccgcccctgggtgggtttgaattgccaaccttttggttagtagctgggcCTTTAACCGTTTGTGTCACCCAGGGGTCCTCACGCAGACCTGCCCTTCAGCCAGACACAGTGGGAGCCTAGGGACTGGGGAAGCTTTCCCTGTCAGCCAcagaaggggaagtgggacaCCAGACCCCTTCTAACTATATCTTTCCtaacatgtttttttaaaaatacaaacaagaaCTCGCAGATGTTTTTATAAAAGGCTCAGTGTAAAGTCGACTTTTTATAATTTCTCGTACAGGTTGTCAGCAGAGGCATCTGGGATGTTGCGTGGGACAGCTGGGTTGCAGCCAAGCATGAAACCGAGAGTTATGTTGCGTTGGCCTTGGTATTTGCTCTTTATTGTGAATAGCCTGCCACCTACTTCCAGCCTTCTCAAGAATATATGAATCTATAGATGTAAACCTCctagttgtttttatttgtctCCATTTTTATCTCCAAGAGGAGCTTCTTAGATAGTATtttctttaacaacaacaaaactcacggACTGGTCTGTGTCTGCTCAAAGTTCTGGATTCTCCACCCGACACTGTCTGCTGCTTTCTGAGGGTCCCAGGGTTGTTGCGAACACCTGTGCTTCTACCCaccactctctccctccactgTACTCTCTGAATCCCTCTGCCCACAGTCCTGCAAAGACACCACCCCACCAAAGACATCAGCACCCTCCCTGCTTTCCCATTCCCCAGCAAGCTCTACTGATGTGTTCCACAAGGAAGCATTCAGCCCGTCAAGAACTCCTCCCACCCGCCAGGCAAGCACTTCACTGGGAGCCTAGAAAAGGGTGCAGCACCCTGAAGCCACGTGGGCCTTGACTTCTGGACTGATTGCCACCGTCCTTTAAGGGACCCTGAGGATCAATCACAAGAAATGCCGCCAAGCATTTATTTCAGTCACATCAGAAAAAGCCAAATGCTCTCTCCTCTGACCTTTGCTTCTtgggcagggagtgggggggTTTATAGTGGCTTCTGGAATCCAAACCCCTCCTCCAGGTGTTTAAGGTTATTTCCTTAAAAAACAGACTCCACATACTTCATGTTCCACcttattcacaataaaaacatttttttaaggagGGGGGATTTGTCAAGAAACAGTGGCTTCACACTTTGAtatgtttgtttaataaaggtttctaagaTTTCACCACCAGCATAAGAATCACCGCTaaaggggggggcggggaaggattCTCTAGGTTGCTAACCCAgaggctcctgggaagaaaggtccCATGCTGGAGTTCAGAAAACCCAGCCACTGAAAGCATGAGGCCCATTTAGGAGGCCTAGTGTCCTAGTGGTTACCCacagggctgctaacttcaaggctgGCATTTCAGTCCGCCAGCTgctactctgcgggagaaagagaaggcgttTCTGCTCCTGCACAGTcacacctcagaaacccacaggggcagctctcccttgTCTTGTAggattgctgtgagccagaactggctcaatggcagtgagtttggttttttaaggAACTCATTTGTACTCGACACACATGGGTCTCCATTATGCATCAACAATTAGTTGTTTTGTTCGTGAACAATGACTCATTCAGAATTCCCTCCCTTAATGCTCCACCACGTCTTGAACATCAGAAGGCTGAGCCATGATTTGCTGGCTTGGAATGAAATGTTTGAGAACTGTTTGGCTTAGAGACAGGATACCCCGGAGtagaaccaaataactcaatgtaGTTGTCTACCATGAAATGATTTGCACAGAATGAGTTTCCTGATCAGTGAAGAAAAACGCGGAGAATGGTCAGGTGTCAATTCTCCTGGGTGGATTCGAACAAAAGGTCAGGCTGGCCATGCACCTGAACCACACATTAGAGGCTGTGGTAGGCAACTGGAGGCAGACATGCCaaagcctccctcccccattACAGGAAGTTGAAAGCTGCTTAAGGCTGGGGGTTGTGCACACATTCAGGCCTCTGAGCCAGGAAGTAGGTATACCTGGGTGGGACCCCATCCAGGCCagatgggcttaattcagccaaaggGATTAACTAGTATTGTCACCGCGCCTCCCAACGGGTCCCAGAAAAGCCATCAGTTTGCTCTGGcgctctcccacagtgaagcctgGGAGGCTGCGGTGCGCACGTGTGcgacttctatcctttataaacttACTTGGCTCACACCAGGCTTCGGGGACATTTCTTCGTCGtgcgaagccaaggaccgaggtatttctCTCACGAGGGAGACCTAAAAGACGCAGCAACTTCCATGCTCGGCTTCTTGCTGGGGCTCGAGGCCCACTTCCCTTCAGCGGCCTCCTAGGAAGGGGCAGGTCTCCCTGAGGTGGCCAGGGAAAGCAACATCCTAATTAGGGGCGTGAGAGCCAACCACAATTGCTGAGAAAGCCAGAAACCTGGCTGGCAGGGCAGAGGAAGGCTGTTTGTTCAGATCAACTcggtaagacaaaataataagtaaACGAAATTCCTTTCGTTTAAGCTCTCAAAACGTTGTCCCTGCTGCGTGTAGGCAAAAGGCATGAATGAAAGGGAAGTCATAGCGTACTCCCCAATCCAAGAACCTGAACAATTGCCTGGAGACACCCGTCCTCTCCACTGGACAGCAGAGGGCAGCGTCAGCACAGTGCCGGCACGCGTCCCCACCGCATCACAGGTGTCTCCCACGTGTTCGGGTCCCGCGCCCACCCTTCCGCCGTTTTCGTGGCAACCTAGAATCACGAGGCTTGGGAAGGAGGACCGATCCTCGAAATGGCTGGGTTTCTTGGGTGCCTCGCTGGTTGGCGCGCGGGCTGGGGCGGCGGCGCGGCCGCAACCGGCGCTTCGggtcgtgcgcgcgcgcgcggtaGGGTGGGCGCGCACGGGAGCGCACGTGCAGAGCGGTCTGCGGCTGGTCGCCATCGGGCCGCGGCTCCGCGCGCGCGAGGCGGTGGCGAGAACAAAGGCGGCGCGGGGCGGCGGGGCCCGGGCGTGGGGCGGCGCCGCGGGACCGGGACCGGGTCCGGGATCGGGATCGGCTCGGGTCGGTGGGGCGGGACTCGCGGGCGCGGCCGCCGGCGCGTGCGGAGGGCTGACCTGGGCGCCCGGGCCGGGCTGCGGGGACCCACCGGGGCAGGACCCTCACCGGAGCGCGGGCCAGCCACGGAGGGGCGGGCGGCGCCGGGCCAGGGGGGCCCGCGGggaggggcgggcgggcgggcgggccggcCGGGGAAGGGATCCCTGCGGGAGGACCTGCGAGGGAAGGCCGTGACGGGGGGGCGGGCATGGAATAGGCGTGGGGTTGGGGTGTCCCAGGGGGAGGGTTCGGGTtgaggggcggggccggggccgaGCGTGGTTCCGGTTGCGTCGGGAGGGCCCGAGGGGGCGGGTCCAGGTGTGAAGCGAGGGTCCGGGCTTTGAGAGGCTCTGCGGCGGACGGTCCAGTCGGGAGGGACAGAGGCCtgcaggtgggaggggctgcGAGGGGGAACTCGAGGGAGGGACGGCCCGGTCCCTGGGGAAGGCGTCTGAAGGGAGGGCGCGGGGGCGTGCCCGAGAGGGGCTGGCCGGGGCGGGGAGGACAGTGGCCGGGTGCGAGGGGCAGGTCTGAGGGGCGGGCCCGAGGGGCCGCGCCGGGCTCCCAAGGGGAGGGTCGTGAAGGCGTGTCGGGCCCGCGAGGGACGCGCCCGCAGGGGCGTCCGGTCTGGGGGCGGGGCCGACGGGGAGGGTCCTGCCGGGGCAGGGGCGGCGCAGGTCCGCCGCGCCGGCCGCTGGGGCAGTGGGAAGGGAGGTGACGTGAGGAGGGGGCCGAGCGCGTCCGCCATCGCTCGCCTGCTCCGCGCTGCCTCCTGCAGCACCGGGCCTGTGCGCGGCGGCGCTGGCGGCGGCCATGGCGGTGATGGCGGCGGGCCGCGGGGCGCGCGGCGGTAGGGGCCGGCccccgggcggcgggcgggcgggggcggcCGAGGGGGCGGGGCCCGGGGCGCGGCGGGCTCtccgcgcggcggcggcggcggcggcgtccGGGACCAGGCGGAGGCGGCGGCGACGGCGGCGGCGCGGGGCGCTCGGGCTgatggcggcggcggccggcccgGGCTCGGCGCTGAGTCCGCGCCTGGGCGACGGCGACGCGGCCGCCCCCGGAGCGCCCTTCCCGAAGGTGAGCGGGGGAGCGGGCGGGAGGCCGGGCCCGTGGCGCGAGTTTCCCAGAAGTTACTCAGGCGGCTCTCGGCGGCCGGGACCCCGGGCGCCCAGGCCGCCCGTCCCCGCTGGACTCCCGGTGGCCGGGCCAGCCGTGACCTCCTGGCCGCCGCCCCGCGGCCTGCCCCGCCACGCACTGGCCGCTTCTGCGCCTGGTCCCCTCTGAAACCTGGCGGCACAGGTGAGGGGACACTCCTCAGCCTGGAAGTTGGCCTCAGGCGGCTTGGTAGCCGAGCTTCCGCCCGAGATACTTGTCCTCAAGTCCTTGGACTCGCGAAGACGGTGGTAGAGCAGCGTGTGAAAAACGGACGTTGCTTGTGGAACTTCGTTACTTGCCTTGGTCCACGCGGGGACAGGGTCGGCTGTAGCCCTCCGCGCTGCCCCGCCTGGGCAGAGCCTCCAGCCCCGTGTGTCCTCTGTGGGATTCGGGCAAGACTCATGTGTGCCAGTGTCTCAAGTGTACCAGCTGGTAAAAATCGCTGGACCGGAAGTCAGCGCGCACCCCGGCCTGGCCAGGACCTCGGCCTCAGGGAGCCCCCCTTTAGGCTAGGACGCCTCCTTAGACGGTGGGAACCACCTGCGACTCCGAAATCGAACGGTCTGCTTTTGTAGAGCAGGAAGTAGGAAGGACAACATGGATAGCTGTATCTGGgtcaaaactcagtgccattcagTGTCTTCTTAGAGGCTGTCAGTCTCAGTGGAGCAGCCAGCCAGCCTCCCCTGTCTCCTGCTGTTAGCAGTCTGATGCTTTACCGACTGTCAGTAAATCCCACCAAGTCCTATCCAGACACTTCTGGTATGCCTCACCAGAAAAGGGTCAGAGCACCATACACTCAGGTTATGCAAGACGTCGTTTGCCTCGGCGTTGTCGTATCTTTCTTTATGGGATGTCAGTGCTTTCTGTATGGGATACGATGGGCTCAAACGGCAACAACTGTGATGGTGCAggacaatgaatcaggaagaaGGCAAactgaatcggtgcatttgaattgtggtgctggcatagaatattggaagtaccacggaCTTCCAGAAAACAAAGATGTGTAACGAAGAAGTACATCCGGC harbors:
- the DYNLT2 gene encoding dynein light chain Tctex-type protein 2, translated to MEKKGRFIKPAVASSPQPPSAPRKERRLSMFEKEAYAQILKERLRDSIQDVQYVEPPFDDSIVDIGKEWKSALAKLKFANSYRMEPLKKFQAHTVEVKIQQILTDTLKDVKYDQKVFSHLSLELADRILSTVKEFGFSRYKFIIKTLFIQKTGQAINVVSRGIWDVAWDSWVAAKHETESYVALALVFALYCE